One stretch of Alcaligenes faecalis DNA includes these proteins:
- a CDS encoding RNA polymerase sigma factor translates to MLSTCLPLPTRKRNEECVTPQYSLCLYLKVNYEELLRQLTIRLRCRDRAADALHDTWLRLHGSREIGPVANPRQYLLRMASNLAIDEWRAESGRGTLVPLDELEEHQQVSPMPGPESSLIGRSLLSVLIYAIELLPRQRRAIFLAARLEEQSLSVVAERFGVTTSKARNELRRAEAHCEQALLGNWTELRQGRNTCVKPPPTMSAGFGWMAEPVGF, encoded by the coding sequence ATGTTGTCGACTTGCCTGCCCTTGCCGACCCGCAAGCGGAATGAGGAGTGCGTGACGCCGCAGTATTCACTGTGCTTGTACTTGAAGGTGAACTACGAAGAACTATTGCGGCAACTGACCATCCGGCTGCGCTGCCGCGACCGCGCAGCCGATGCCCTGCACGATACCTGGCTGCGCCTGCACGGCAGCCGGGAGATCGGGCCAGTGGCCAACCCGCGCCAGTATCTGTTGCGCATGGCCAGTAATCTGGCTATTGATGAATGGCGTGCTGAATCAGGCAGGGGCACGCTGGTGCCCTTGGACGAACTGGAGGAGCACCAGCAGGTTTCCCCCATGCCTGGTCCGGAGTCCAGTCTGATCGGCCGGTCCTTGCTGTCAGTCCTGATCTACGCCATTGAGCTGCTGCCCCGCCAACGCCGCGCCATCTTTCTGGCGGCCCGCCTGGAAGAGCAAAGCCTGAGCGTGGTGGCCGAGCGCTTCGGCGTCACTACCAGCAAAGCTCGCAACGAACTGCGCCGGGCAGAGGCGCATTGCGAACAGGCGTTGCTGGGAAACTGGACGGAACTGCGGCAGGGGCGCAATACCTGTGTGAAACCACCACCGACCATGAGTGCCGGGTTCGGGTGGATGGCGGAGCCGGTGGGGTTTTGA
- the hemA gene encoding glutamyl-tRNA reductase yields the protein MSVDVLTFGLNHVSAPVAVRERVAFPIDVLKPALDTLRATFGTGVREAAILSTCNRTEIYCAAEPHVAERLPEWMADFNSLRSAELTPHLYRYNQNEAVRHAFRVASGLDSMVLGEPQILGQMKDAVRAANEAGSLGTLLHQLFQRTFSVAKEVRTQTAIGAHSVSMAAAAVRLAERVFGDLSQAKVLFIGAGEMIELCATHFAAVNPCSIVVANRTQERAESLASRFMASTMKLADVPERLADFDVVVSCTASTLPILGLGMVERAVRSRRHRPVVMVDLAVPRDIETEVGRLDDVYLYTVDDLGRFVQRGADARQAAVVQAEAIIDTQVQHYMHWLSTRAIVPAILDVQQSVEKVRQHELERARRMLARGDDPAEVIEMLAHGLTQKYMHGPMAELTRSEGSEREQLLNLLPRLLPSTTRRR from the coding sequence ATGTCTGTAGATGTTCTAACCTTCGGTCTGAATCATGTGTCCGCGCCGGTTGCCGTGCGCGAGCGCGTTGCGTTTCCGATCGATGTGTTAAAGCCTGCGCTTGATACCTTGCGTGCCACTTTTGGTACCGGTGTACGTGAAGCAGCCATCCTGTCTACCTGTAATCGCACCGAGATCTACTGTGCCGCCGAGCCTCATGTGGCCGAACGTCTGCCCGAATGGATGGCGGACTTCAACAGCCTGCGCTCTGCCGAACTGACCCCTCATTTATATCGCTACAACCAGAACGAGGCCGTGCGCCATGCGTTCCGTGTTGCCAGCGGTCTGGACTCCATGGTCTTGGGCGAGCCCCAGATTCTGGGTCAGATGAAAGATGCCGTGCGTGCCGCCAACGAGGCCGGTTCGCTAGGCACTTTGCTGCATCAATTGTTCCAGCGCACCTTCTCGGTGGCCAAGGAAGTCCGTACGCAAACTGCTATTGGCGCCCATTCGGTGTCCATGGCGGCGGCGGCCGTTCGTTTGGCCGAGCGCGTGTTTGGTGATCTTAGTCAGGCCAAAGTGCTGTTTATTGGCGCTGGCGAAATGATCGAGCTGTGCGCCACACACTTTGCTGCGGTGAACCCCTGTAGCATCGTGGTCGCCAACCGTACTCAGGAGCGCGCTGAAAGTCTGGCGTCCCGCTTTATGGCCAGCACCATGAAGCTGGCCGATGTGCCCGAGCGTCTGGCTGATTTCGATGTGGTGGTGTCCTGTACGGCCAGCACTTTGCCCATTCTGGGTCTGGGCATGGTGGAGCGAGCCGTGCGTTCGCGTCGTCACCGCCCTGTGGTCATGGTCGATCTGGCTGTGCCACGCGATATTGAAACCGAAGTAGGCCGTCTGGACGACGTGTATCTGTACACCGTCGATGATCTGGGCCGCTTTGTACAACGGGGTGCCGATGCCCGTCAGGCCGCTGTAGTTCAGGCCGAAGCCATTATTGACACCCAGGTGCAGCACTACATGCACTGGCTTAGCACCCGTGCGATTGTGCCGGCCATTCTGGATGTGCAGCAGTCGGTCGAAAAAGTACGTCAGCACGAGCTGGAACGCGCCCGTCGCATGTTGGCCCGTGGTGATGATCCGGCAGAAGTCATTGAAATGCTGGCGCATGGCCTGACTCAAAAGTACATGCACGGCCCTATGGCTGAATTGACGCGCAGCGAAGGTTCCGAGCGCGAGCAATTGCTGAACCTGCTGCCTCGTCTGTTGCCCTCGACCACCCGTCGACGTTAG
- the prmC gene encoding peptide chain release factor N(5)-glutamine methyltransferase gives MSLSGEQAAPQTATPADFPRTLRALQPLSPLPRLERDMLWMQVLGVGRSWLIAHDTDELPLDKIRAYQALEARRVAGEPMAYIVGVREFMGHEFLVSPSVLIPRPDTETLVERALERVQNIPSPRILDMGCGSGAIAVSLALARPDAHVVASDISTLVLAQAGLNAQRLCGKVEFCLGSWYDAVAGQEPFDLIVSNPPYIAVDDEHLAQGDVRFEPRQALTDGSDGLTDLRTIVQGAGPYLRPGASLLMEHGWDQADHVQNMLRQAGFKQVISYEDLAGIRRVTGGQC, from the coding sequence ATGAGCTTATCCGGTGAGCAGGCCGCGCCCCAAACGGCCACGCCTGCCGATTTTCCCCGCACCTTGCGAGCCTTGCAGCCGCTAAGCCCTTTGCCGCGCCTGGAGCGTGACATGCTTTGGATGCAGGTGCTGGGCGTTGGTCGCTCCTGGCTGATTGCGCACGACACGGACGAGTTGCCGCTGGACAAGATCCGAGCCTATCAGGCTCTGGAGGCCCGCCGCGTGGCGGGTGAGCCCATGGCTTATATCGTCGGCGTGCGCGAGTTCATGGGCCATGAGTTTCTGGTGTCGCCCTCGGTGCTGATTCCACGCCCCGATACCGAAACCCTGGTCGAGCGCGCGCTGGAGCGCGTGCAGAACATTCCATCTCCCCGCATTCTGGATATGGGCTGTGGCAGCGGCGCCATTGCGGTTTCACTGGCGCTGGCACGTCCTGATGCTCATGTGGTCGCCAGTGATATCAGCACGCTGGTATTGGCGCAAGCGGGCTTAAATGCTCAGCGTTTGTGTGGGAAAGTCGAGTTTTGCCTGGGGAGTTGGTACGATGCCGTGGCAGGCCAGGAACCTTTTGACCTGATCGTGTCCAACCCTCCATACATTGCAGTGGATGACGAACATCTGGCGCAGGGCGATGTGCGGTTCGAGCCGCGTCAGGCACTGACAGATGGCTCTGACGGCTTGACGGATTTGCGTACAATAGTTCAGGGAGCCGGGCCGTATCTACGCCCGGGTGCTAGTCTTCTCATGGAGCACGGCTGGGATCAGGCCGACCATGTGCAAAATATGCTGCGGCAGGCAGGGTTCAAACAGGTCATCAGTTACGAGGATCTGGCAGGAATCCGGCGGGTCACAGGTGGACAGTGTTAA
- the prfA gene encoding peptide chain release factor 1: MKDSMRSRLEQLARRLHEVDALLAEPEIAGNMDEFRKLSRERAELDPVVTAFKTYEAAEGDLQAAQDMMSDPELKEMGEEEYKLGKERIVQLEDELQILLLPRDPDDTRNVFIEIRAGAGGDESALFAGDLLRMYMRYAENCGWRTEVMSASDSEVGGYKEVIVRIEGQDVYGRLKFESGAHRVQRVPETEAQGRIHTSTCTVAVLPEAEGLAEITINPADLRVDTFRASGAGGQHVNKTDSAVRLTHLPTGLVVECQDDRSQHRNREKALQVLAARLKDKQQREQSDKEAAERKSLVGTGDRSERIRTYNFPQGRMTDHRINLTLYKLGYIMDGDLDELIKALLSEHQAGLLADLAQA; encoded by the coding sequence ATGAAAGACTCTATGCGCAGTCGGCTTGAGCAATTGGCTCGCCGTCTGCATGAAGTTGATGCCTTGCTTGCCGAGCCTGAGATTGCCGGCAATATGGATGAATTTCGCAAACTGTCGCGCGAGCGTGCCGAGCTGGACCCTGTCGTTACGGCTTTTAAGACCTATGAAGCGGCCGAGGGCGATTTGCAGGCGGCGCAGGACATGATGTCCGACCCCGAATTGAAGGAAATGGGCGAGGAAGAATACAAGCTGGGCAAAGAGCGTATCGTTCAACTGGAAGACGAGCTGCAAATTCTGCTCTTGCCCCGCGATCCGGACGATACCCGCAACGTATTCATTGAAATCCGTGCCGGTGCCGGTGGCGATGAAAGTGCTCTGTTTGCCGGGGATTTGCTGCGCATGTACATGCGTTACGCCGAGAACTGCGGCTGGCGCACGGAAGTCATGTCTGCCAGCGATTCGGAAGTGGGTGGCTACAAAGAAGTCATCGTGCGTATCGAGGGCCAGGATGTGTATGGTCGCCTGAAGTTCGAATCCGGTGCGCACCGTGTGCAGCGCGTGCCCGAAACCGAAGCCCAGGGCCGCATTCATACCTCTACGTGTACGGTAGCCGTCTTGCCTGAAGCCGAAGGCCTGGCTGAAATCACTATCAACCCCGCTGATTTGCGCGTGGACACCTTCCGTGCCAGTGGTGCCGGTGGTCAGCACGTGAACAAGACGGACTCTGCTGTGCGCTTGACTCACTTGCCTACGGGTTTGGTGGTGGAGTGTCAGGATGACCGTTCCCAGCACCGTAACCGCGAAAAAGCCTTGCAGGTGCTGGCCGCTCGTCTGAAAGACAAGCAGCAGCGTGAGCAATCCGACAAAGAAGCTGCCGAGCGTAAAAGCCTGGTTGGTACGGGTGACCGCTCCGAGCGCATTCGCACCTACAACTTCCCGCAAGGCCGCATGACGGATCACCGCATCAACCTGACTTTGTACAAGCTGGGCTACATCATGGATGGCGATCTGGACGAACTGATCAAGGCCTTGCTGTCCGAACATCAGGCCGGTTTGCTGGCTGATCTGGCACAGGCGTGA